In Miscanthus floridulus cultivar M001 chromosome 5, ASM1932011v1, whole genome shotgun sequence, one genomic interval encodes:
- the LOC136449783 gene encoding uncharacterized protein, with protein MGKNGIQYAVVDAFTAEPFKGNPAAVCLLEDAAKAADERWMQSVASEFNLSETAFLLRDSSAAGAAPRFQLRWFTPAAEVELCGHATLASAHFLFTSVLAEPEALIEFSTKSGILTAKKVAAPESTGVSGEGKLFIELDFPMIDLVDCHPSELPSIPETLNGASIVSVHKSTTADDLIVELSSGKEVADIIPNIHEIKMCSGGGIIVTGPAPAGSGYDFFTRFFCPKFGIPEDPVCGSVHCVLAPYWGGKLGKHKLTAFQASPRSGILYLELEAAGRRVRIQGEAVTVMTGTLLA; from the exons ATGGGCAAGAATGGCATCCAGTACGCAGTG GTGGACGCCTTCACGGCGGAGCCGTTCAAGGGCAACCCCGCCGCGGTGTGCCTCCTCGAGGACGCCGCCAAGGCCGCTGACGAGCGGTGGATGCAGTCCGTCGCCTCCGAGTTCAACCTCTCCGAGACCGCCTTCCTCCTCCGGGACTCCTCCGCGGCCGGCGCCGCCCCGCGGTTCCAGCTCCGATGGTTCACCCCCGCCGCTGAG GTGGAGCTCTGCGGCCACGCGACGCTGGCCTCCGCCCACTTCCTCTTCACATCCGTCCTCGCGGAGCCCGAGGCGCTCATCGAGTTCTCGACCAAGTCGGGGATTCTTACCGCCAAAAAGGTTGCTGCGCCGGAGAGTACGGGCGTGTCAGGCGAGGGGAAACTGTTCATTGAGCTGGATTTCCCCATGATTGACCTCGTTGATTGCCATCCTTCTGAGCTGCCGTCCATCCCCGAGACGCTGAACGGAGCCTCCATTGTCAGCGTTCACAAGTCAACGACCGCTGATGACCTCATT GTGGAGCTTTCATCAGGAAAAGAGGTTGCTGATATCATTCCTAACATTCATGAAATTAAAATGTGTTCTGGTGGAGGAATTATTGTTACAGGGCCAGCGCCTGCTGGATCTGGTTATGACTTCTTCACACGTTTTTTCTGCCCAAAATTTGGGATACCTGAG GATCCCGTTTGTGGCAGTGTGCATTGTGTCTTAGCACCTTATTGGGGCGGGAAGCTGGGGAAACACAAACTGACGGCATTTCAA GCATCTCCACGGAGTGGAATACTATACCTGGAGTTAGAAGCTGCAGGCAGGAGAGTGCGAATTCAGGGCGAAGCTGTTACTGTGATGACTGGTACCCTCCTAGCGTAG